Proteins encoded within one genomic window of Spirulina major PCC 6313:
- a CDS encoding ammonium transporter yields the protein MMSKSTLVNSFSARERRERAAAGNLKPVQQLLRWFSPYWIACIPLVAIILVVWDSAAFAQHALDLDELDFADPEVIKGTLDTVFILASAILVIFMNAGFAMLEAGFCRQKNAVNVLAKNLIVFGIAAIAYWAIGFAFMYGQGNGFIGSTGFFLLSEDPADYGLDPFPAGLPISASFLFQVAFAATAATIVSGAVAERIHFVSFLIFAFLLVSVSYPITGHWVWAGGWLSEAGFSDFAGSTVVHSVGGWAALMGAAFLGPRIGKYNDSGINAIPGHNMSIATLGCLVLWVGWYGFNPGSELAASPNITYIALTTTLAAAAGGVAATATSWLKDGKPDLSMVINGILAGLVGITAGCNAIPYTGSVITGAIAGVIVVFSVSIFDSLHIDDPVGATSVHLVCGIWGTLAVAIFGGGNFGAQVIGILAIGGFTVVFSSIVWLALKFTIGIRVSPEDELQGLDISEHGMEAYNGFVTETDTFASGQAMGISGSSEA from the coding sequence GTGATGTCCAAATCAACTCTGGTCAATTCTTTCTCTGCTCGCGAGAGAAGGGAGAGAGCGGCAGCAGGAAATTTGAAACCTGTGCAGCAACTGTTGCGCTGGTTTTCACCCTATTGGATTGCATGCATTCCACTAGTGGCGATCATCCTTGTGGTGTGGGATTCCGCTGCGTTTGCCCAACATGCCCTTGACCTTGACGAGCTGGATTTTGCCGATCCGGAAGTCATCAAAGGCACTCTAGACACCGTATTCATCCTAGCTTCAGCGATTTTGGTGATCTTCATGAACGCCGGTTTCGCCATGTTGGAAGCTGGATTCTGTCGCCAAAAGAACGCGGTCAACGTGTTGGCGAAAAACTTGATCGTTTTCGGCATTGCGGCGATCGCGTACTGGGCGATCGGCTTTGCCTTCATGTACGGTCAAGGCAACGGCTTTATCGGAAGCACGGGATTCTTCCTCCTCAGTGAAGACCCCGCCGACTACGGCTTAGACCCCTTCCCGGCAGGCTTGCCCATTTCGGCATCGTTCCTGTTCCAAGTGGCCTTTGCAGCGACGGCTGCCACCATTGTGTCCGGTGCTGTTGCCGAACGGATTCACTTCGTGTCCTTCCTGATTTTCGCGTTCTTACTCGTTTCCGTGTCTTATCCCATCACCGGCCACTGGGTCTGGGCTGGCGGTTGGCTCAGTGAAGCGGGCTTTAGCGATTTTGCCGGATCGACAGTGGTTCACTCCGTTGGGGGTTGGGCTGCGTTGATGGGGGCGGCCTTCCTCGGACCCCGGATCGGCAAATATAACGACAGTGGCATCAACGCCATTCCTGGCCACAACATGAGCATTGCGACCCTAGGGTGTTTGGTGCTGTGGGTGGGCTGGTATGGGTTTAACCCCGGTTCTGAATTGGCCGCTAGTCCTAACATTACCTACATCGCGTTGACCACGACCTTGGCAGCGGCGGCGGGTGGTGTGGCTGCGACGGCAACCTCTTGGCTCAAAGATGGTAAGCCTGACCTCTCGATGGTGATCAACGGCATCTTAGCGGGTCTGGTGGGAATCACCGCTGGCTGTAATGCGATTCCTTACACTGGATCTGTGATTACGGGTGCGATCGCTGGCGTGATCGTCGTCTTCTCCGTATCCATCTTCGATAGCCTCCATATCGATGACCCCGTGGGTGCAACCTCAGTTCACCTCGTTTGCGGGATTTGGGGAACCCTCGCCGTGGCAATCTTCGGCGGCGGTAACTTCGGTGCGCAAGTGATCGGGATTCTCGCCATTGGTGGCTTCACCGTTGTCTTTAGCTCCATTGTGTGGTTGGCGTTGAAATTCACCATCGGCATTCGGGTTAGTCCGGAAGATGAATTACAAGGTCTGGATATTAGCGAACATGGAATGGAAGCGTACAACGGTTTCGTGACCGAAACGGATACCTTTGCCAGTGGCCAAGCCATGGGCATTAGCGGTAGTTCCGAAGCTTAA
- a CDS encoding GDSL-type esterase/lipase family protein, with the protein MFTPLLYRLLQSAHRWAAFSLAANVLLLFALFAVTQRPVEPKLALASLAGSSQQLLAKTPVPTPHDRSHRQALSYQQWVDLLAQEASAAAQNQPNDLMVLMGDSITLWFTHDLLPPGQTWLNQGISGEKTLGLLRRLHLLDQTRPQAVFMMIGINDVLWDVSDATLLANSRLIMQDLRRQHPRSRVVVQSILPHAGASATWEGRDRLLAIPNGRIRRLNLELERIAAQEGATFLNLYPLFADERGNLKMDLSTDGLHLNRDGYRVWSTALQLFIGLELDHTHRKTD; encoded by the coding sequence GTGTTTACTCCCCTTTTATATCGTTTGCTCCAATCTGCTCACCGTTGGGCTGCTTTTTCCCTCGCAGCGAACGTCCTCTTGCTCTTTGCCCTGTTCGCCGTCACTCAACGTCCGGTTGAACCCAAACTCGCCCTTGCTTCCTTGGCGGGTAGCTCTCAGCAGCTCCTGGCCAAGACCCCTGTGCCCACTCCCCACGATCGCAGCCATCGCCAAGCCCTGTCCTATCAGCAATGGGTGGATCTGCTGGCCCAGGAAGCCAGCGCCGCCGCCCAGAATCAACCCAATGACTTGATGGTATTAATGGGAGATTCCATCACCCTCTGGTTTACCCATGACCTGCTGCCCCCCGGCCAGACTTGGCTCAATCAAGGTATTTCGGGGGAAAAAACCCTAGGACTTTTGCGGCGCTTGCATTTGTTGGATCAAACTCGCCCCCAAGCGGTGTTTATGATGATCGGGATTAATGATGTGCTGTGGGATGTGAGTGATGCGACGCTGTTGGCCAATTCCCGGCTGATTATGCAGGATTTGCGCCGCCAACATCCCCGCAGCCGTGTGGTGGTGCAGTCGATTTTGCCCCATGCTGGTGCGTCTGCCACCTGGGAGGGGCGCGATCGCCTCCTCGCCATTCCCAATGGCCGCATTCGCCGTCTCAACCTCGAACTCGAACGCATTGCCGCCCAAGAAGGAGCGACATTCCTCAACCTTTATCCCCTCTTTGCCGATGAGCGCGGTAATCTAAAAATGGATCTCAGCACCGATGGCCTGCATCTCAACCGGGACGGCTATCGCGTTTGGTCTACGGCCCTGCAACTGTTCATCGGCCTCGAACTGGATCATACCCATCGCAAAACGGATTAA
- a CDS encoding 4-hydroxy-3-methylbut-2-enyl diphosphate reductase: protein MDTKTFKRTLNHSENYHRKGFGHQDEVAGVMDREYQSSLIQEIRDRNYQFQRGAITIHLAESFGFCWGVERAVAMAYETRQHFPTERIWITNEIIHNPGVNQRLREMNVGFIPVETEVKDFSVVEAGDVVILPAFGASVSEMQYLNEVGCTIVDTTCPWVAKVWNSVEKHKKRDYTSIIHGKYQHEETVATSSFAGKYLVVLNLAEAQYVANYILNGGDRAEFMAKFANAHSDGFDPDRDLDRVGVANQTTMLKSETEAIGKLFEHTMLQKYGPVDLNAHFMSFNTICDATQERQDAMFSLVEQPLDLLVVIGGFNSSNTTHLQEIAVERGIPSYHIDSGDRIGPGNRIEHKPLDTELVVTENWLPAGPLQVGITSGASTPDKSVEAIIEKIFALKP, encoded by the coding sequence ATGGATACCAAAACCTTTAAACGCACCCTCAACCACTCTGAAAACTACCACCGGAAAGGCTTTGGCCATCAGGATGAAGTCGCAGGGGTCATGGATCGCGAATACCAAAGCTCGTTAATTCAGGAGATTCGCGATCGCAACTACCAATTCCAACGGGGCGCAATCACCATTCATCTCGCCGAATCCTTTGGGTTTTGTTGGGGAGTCGAGCGAGCGGTAGCGATGGCCTACGAAACGCGCCAACATTTTCCCACCGAACGCATTTGGATCACCAACGAAATTATCCATAATCCGGGGGTGAATCAGCGGTTACGGGAGATGAATGTGGGCTTTATTCCCGTCGAGACGGAGGTCAAGGACTTTAGCGTTGTCGAAGCGGGGGATGTGGTGATTTTGCCCGCCTTTGGGGCCAGTGTGTCGGAAATGCAGTACCTCAATGAGGTGGGCTGTACGATTGTGGACACCACCTGCCCCTGGGTGGCGAAGGTGTGGAATTCCGTCGAGAAACATAAAAAGCGGGACTATACCTCGATTATCCACGGCAAATATCAGCATGAGGAAACGGTGGCCACGAGTTCCTTTGCGGGTAAATATTTGGTGGTGTTGAATTTGGCTGAGGCGCAGTATGTGGCGAACTACATCCTCAACGGGGGCGATCGCGCCGAATTCATGGCCAAATTTGCCAATGCCCATTCTGACGGGTTTGATCCCGATCGCGACCTTGACCGCGTCGGCGTGGCCAACCAAACCACGATGCTCAAAAGTGAAACCGAAGCGATCGGCAAACTCTTTGAGCACACCATGTTGCAAAAATACGGCCCCGTGGATCTCAATGCCCATTTCATGAGCTTCAACACGATTTGCGATGCTACCCAAGAGCGTCAGGACGCGATGTTTTCCCTCGTGGAACAGCCCCTCGATCTCCTCGTGGTGATTGGCGGCTTTAACTCCTCCAATACCACCCACCTCCAAGAAATCGCCGTCGAACGGGGCATTCCCTCCTATCACATCGATAGTGGCGATCGCATCGGCCCCGGCAACCGCATCGAACATAAACCCCTCGACACCGAGCTTGTGGTCACAGAAAATTGGCTCCCCGCTGGCCCGCTCCAGGTCGGCATCACCTCCGGAGCCTCCACCCCCGACAAATCCGTCGAAGCCATCATCGAAAAAATCTTCGCCCTCAAACCCTAA
- a CDS encoding tetratricopeptide repeat protein gives MKQISRTSRTSMKQWGRAIASLTLVMGLTLLPQPGFSQTPRNEQLDNYLRQGRDLVESGEFDRALEAYQQAVYIDRTNPRIYSGIGYLYTLQGQYNAAAQAYEYALILEPNNVPFLYALAFCHAQLNRNTEAEQAYRRILQLDRNHVNSYLGLGVVMMRQGRHREAYQVYQQAATLDPQDGNVYGMMATALLEQDRPQEAIDLLRQSSRRYPQNANLWMQLGIFLIGMTNQQDEALQAFNQAARIDPRNPMVQVQIGSVLQEQGNEDEAQKIFYRAVAMADDTPEAQLGIGDILFQKRAYLPAIVAYRRVTQLAPENPVGFHRLGIALQSRERRREAITAWQSALNLYEQQGNQLGAKTIESLLGDDREDDPFRPFN, from the coding sequence ATGAAACAGATTAGTCGAACCAGTCGAACCAGTATGAAACAGTGGGGACGTGCGATCGCAAGCCTTACCCTAGTCATGGGGCTAACACTCCTGCCCCAGCCCGGTTTTAGTCAAACCCCCCGCAACGAGCAGCTTGATAATTATCTCCGGCAAGGGCGGGATCTCGTCGAATCCGGAGAATTCGATCGCGCCCTCGAAGCCTACCAACAAGCGGTCTATATCGATCGCACCAATCCCAGAATTTATTCCGGCATTGGCTATCTTTACACCCTCCAGGGCCAATACAACGCCGCCGCCCAAGCCTATGAGTATGCGCTGATCCTGGAGCCGAATAACGTTCCGTTTCTCTATGCCCTCGCCTTCTGCCATGCCCAACTCAACCGCAACACCGAAGCCGAGCAAGCCTATCGCCGCATTCTCCAACTCGATCGCAACCATGTCAATAGTTATCTCGGTCTTGGCGTGGTGATGATGCGCCAAGGCCGCCACCGGGAAGCCTATCAAGTTTATCAACAGGCGGCTACCCTTGATCCCCAAGACGGCAATGTCTACGGCATGATGGCCACCGCCCTCCTTGAACAGGATCGCCCCCAAGAAGCGATTGATTTACTGCGTCAATCGTCCCGACGCTACCCCCAAAATGCCAACCTGTGGATGCAGTTGGGGATTTTCCTGATTGGCATGACCAATCAACAGGACGAAGCCCTGCAAGCCTTTAACCAAGCTGCTCGCATTGATCCCCGGAATCCGATGGTGCAGGTTCAAATCGGCAGTGTCTTGCAAGAACAGGGCAATGAAGATGAAGCCCAGAAGATTTTCTATCGCGCCGTGGCGATGGCGGACGATACCCCAGAGGCGCAGTTGGGCATCGGGGATATCTTGTTTCAAAAGCGGGCGTATTTGCCTGCGATCGTGGCCTATCGGCGGGTGACTCAGTTGGCTCCGGAAAATCCTGTGGGCTTTCACCGCCTAGGGATTGCCCTCCAATCCCGTGAACGTCGCCGTGAAGCGATCACAGCTTGGCAGTCGGCGTTAAATCTCTACGAACAGCAGGGTAATCAATTAGGGGCGAAGACGATCGAGTCTCTCCTCGGCGACGATCGCGAGGATGATCCGTTCCGTCCCTTTAATTAG
- a CDS encoding GDP-L-fucose synthase family protein, protein MVELSGKRVLVTGGAGFLGKQVVAQLVAAGAQADLITVVRSRDYDLCQMPACESVVQNQDIIIHLAAHVGGIGLNREKPAELFYDNLMMGAQLIHAAYQAGVEKFVCVGTICAYPKFTPVPFKEDDLWNGYPEETNAPYGIAKKALLVQLEAYRQQYGFNGIYLLPVNLYGPEDNFDPSSSHVIPALIRKVHEAQQRGDTQLPAWGDGSPTREFLYSVDAARGIVMATQGYDAPEPVNLGTGSEISIRDLVELICELMEFRGEIVWQTDQPNGQPRRCLDTQRAKETFNFVAQTDFRQGLANTIEWYRQHAA, encoded by the coding sequence ATGGTAGAACTGAGCGGAAAGCGAGTCCTCGTCACTGGTGGGGCGGGTTTTTTAGGGAAGCAAGTGGTGGCCCAGTTGGTGGCGGCGGGGGCGCAGGCAGATTTGATTACGGTGGTGCGATCGCGCGACTACGACCTCTGCCAAATGCCCGCCTGTGAATCCGTCGTCCAAAACCAAGACATCATCATTCACCTGGCGGCCCATGTGGGGGGGATTGGCCTCAATCGTGAAAAACCCGCCGAATTGTTTTATGACAACCTGATGATGGGGGCGCAACTGATCCACGCTGCCTATCAGGCCGGCGTGGAAAAATTCGTGTGCGTGGGCACGATTTGCGCCTATCCCAAATTCACCCCCGTACCCTTTAAAGAAGACGACCTTTGGAACGGCTATCCAGAAGAAACCAACGCCCCCTACGGCATTGCCAAAAAAGCCCTCTTGGTGCAACTCGAAGCCTACCGACAACAGTATGGTTTTAATGGCATCTATCTACTGCCGGTGAACCTCTACGGCCCCGAAGATAATTTCGACCCGTCGAGTTCCCATGTGATTCCGGCGCTGATTCGCAAGGTCCACGAAGCCCAACAGCGGGGGGATACCCAACTACCTGCCTGGGGGGATGGCAGCCCCACCCGTGAATTTCTCTATTCCGTCGATGCGGCGCGGGGGATTGTGATGGCGACCCAAGGGTACGATGCGCCGGAACCGGTGAATTTGGGAACGGGGTCGGAAATTTCAATTCGGGATCTGGTGGAGTTGATCTGTGAATTGATGGAGTTCAGGGGCGAGATTGTTTGGCAAACGGATCAGCCCAATGGTCAACCGCGCCGCTGTCTGGATACCCAACGGGCGAAAGAAACCTTCAATTTTGTTGCTCAAACTGACTTTCGCCAAGGCTTAGCGAATACAATTGAATGGTACCGGCAGCATGCTGCCTAG
- the gmd gene encoding GDP-mannose 4,6-dehydratase, with amino-acid sequence MTQLKKALITGITGQDGSYLSELLLEKGYEVHGIIRRTSTFNTDRIDHLYVDPHDEDARLFLHYGDLTDGTTLRRIIEAVQPQEIYNLGAQSHVRVSFDAPEYTVDAVGMGALRILEAMRDYQQRTGAEVRFYQAGSSEMFGKVQHVPQSEETPFYPRSPYSCAKVYAHWQTINYRESYDLFACNGILFNHESPRRGETFVTRKITRAVARIVAKQQDDLYLGNLDSKRDWGYARDYVRAMWMMLQQDKPDDYVISTNETYSIRQFLEIAFSHVNLNWEDYVKFDPRYLRPAEVDLLIGDCTKAKKQLGWEPSITFEELVKLMVDADLTALGLEPPTGVVTEQLKADLAYLHHNRMTVD; translated from the coding sequence ATGACGCAACTCAAAAAAGCTCTGATCACGGGTATTACAGGTCAAGATGGCTCCTATCTCAGTGAGCTTCTGCTCGAAAAAGGGTATGAAGTCCATGGCATTATCCGCCGCACGTCAACATTTAACACCGACCGGATTGATCATCTCTATGTTGATCCCCATGACGAAGATGCTCGCCTGTTTTTGCACTACGGGGATCTCACCGATGGCACCACCCTCCGGCGCATCATTGAAGCCGTACAACCCCAGGAAATCTATAACCTAGGGGCTCAGTCCCATGTCCGTGTCAGTTTTGATGCACCTGAATACACCGTCGATGCCGTCGGCATGGGCGCATTACGCATCCTCGAAGCCATGCGAGACTACCAACAGCGCACCGGTGCCGAAGTGCGTTTTTATCAAGCCGGGTCATCAGAAATGTTTGGCAAAGTCCAACATGTGCCCCAGAGTGAAGAAACCCCCTTTTATCCCCGTAGCCCGTACTCCTGCGCCAAAGTCTACGCCCACTGGCAAACGATTAACTACCGAGAATCCTATGACCTGTTCGCCTGTAATGGGATTCTGTTTAACCATGAATCGCCCCGTCGGGGGGAAACCTTCGTCACCCGCAAAATTACCCGCGCCGTCGCCCGAATTGTCGCCAAGCAACAGGATGATCTGTACTTAGGGAATCTGGACTCGAAGCGGGACTGGGGCTATGCTCGCGACTATGTGCGGGCGATGTGGATGATGTTGCAACAAGACAAGCCCGATGACTACGTTATTTCCACCAATGAAACCTATTCCATTCGTCAATTCCTAGAGATTGCCTTTAGCCATGTCAATCTTAATTGGGAAGACTATGTCAAGTTTGATCCGCGCTACCTGCGACCGGCGGAAGTGGATCTGTTGATTGGTGACTGTACGAAGGCGAAAAAACAACTGGGTTGGGAGCCGTCGATCACCTTTGAAGAATTGGTGAAATTAATGGTCGATGCGGATCTAACGGCATTGGGTCTAGAGCCACCGACGGGGGTTGTGACCGAACAACTCAAGGCCGATTTAGCCTATCTCCATCACAACCGTATGACGGTGGATTAA
- a CDS encoding sugar transferase has product MTAESQLVSVKLIRGLMAKGRPSKSPTYQQSAQSQRARSQRFNRLRQKRVFDILFAATILVILSPLYLVLAALIALTSPGPIFYCQERIGKHHKPFRCIKFRTMVNNADTLLSEMVSNCPQLRQEFESDYKLRQDPRITRIGKFLRLTSLDELPQFWNVLKGDMSVVGPRPLVPEEVPRYGRYMDRVLRVQPGITGLWQVSGRNDIPYQRRIQIDVYYSGHHNWVLDLFIIVKTIGVILFPGNNGAY; this is encoded by the coding sequence ATGACCGCCGAAAGCCAACTGGTTTCCGTCAAATTAATCCGTGGGTTGATGGCCAAAGGCCGACCATCAAAATCCCCCACCTATCAACAATCGGCCCAGTCCCAACGGGCGCGATCGCAACGCTTTAATCGATTACGGCAAAAACGTGTATTTGATATTCTGTTCGCCGCCACGATTCTAGTCATCCTGTCCCCCCTCTATCTCGTACTGGCGGCTCTCATTGCCCTCACATCCCCCGGCCCCATCTTCTACTGCCAAGAACGCATCGGCAAGCATCACAAACCCTTCCGATGTATCAAATTTCGCACCATGGTCAACAACGCCGACACCCTCCTCTCTGAGATGGTGTCCAACTGTCCCCAACTGCGCCAAGAATTTGAATCCGACTACAAACTCCGCCAAGATCCCCGCATCACCCGCATCGGTAAATTTCTCCGCCTGACGAGCTTAGACGAACTGCCCCAATTTTGGAACGTGCTCAAAGGGGATATGAGTGTCGTGGGCCCACGTCCCCTCGTGCCGGAAGAAGTGCCCCGCTACGGTCGCTACATGGATCGAGTGCTGCGGGTACAACCGGGCATCACCGGCCTGTGGCAAGTGTCCGGCCGCAATGACATTCCCTATCAACGGCGGATTCAAATCGATGTGTACTATTCTGGCCACCATAATTGGGTTTTGGATCTCTTCATTATTGTGAAAACCATCGGTGTGATTCTGTTTCCGGGCAACAATGGTGCGTATTAG
- a CDS encoding glycosyltransferase, giving the protein MKFALVHEWLTPHATGGSELVVREILQHINADLYALIDFESTNPESYLYQRAIGTTFLQHFPKAKQGIQKYLPLLPLAIEQLDLSGYDVILSSSHAVAKGILTHSQQHHICYCHTPMRYAWDLTFDYLRSSRLGRGLPGIATRLILHYLRQWDVLSANRVDHFIANSHHTAQRIWRCYRRQAEVIYPPVQLDRFTYQPQKADFYLTVCRLVSYKRVKLIVEAFNQLGLPLIVIGDGPDRGALEAIAKPNIQLLGSQSNATVATYMAQAKAFVYAACEDFGIAPVEAQACGTPVIAYGAGGSLETVQDVRHAPTTGTGLLFGPQTVAALVKTVRIFEEICGKIRPESCQQQAHQFAPAVFQQRYLDCIDRYTATRSPPSSPGDREKFS; this is encoded by the coding sequence ATGAAATTTGCTCTAGTTCACGAATGGCTCACCCCCCACGCCACGGGCGGATCAGAGCTTGTGGTTCGTGAAATTTTGCAGCACATCAACGCCGATCTCTACGCCCTGATCGATTTTGAATCCACCAACCCAGAAAGCTATCTCTATCAGCGAGCGATCGGAACCACCTTCCTCCAACATTTTCCCAAGGCAAAACAAGGCATCCAAAAATACCTCCCCCTCCTGCCCCTCGCCATCGAACAACTCGACCTCAGCGGCTACGATGTCATCCTCTCCTCTTCCCACGCCGTCGCCAAAGGCATCCTCACCCATTCCCAACAACACCACATCTGTTACTGCCATACCCCGATGCGCTACGCCTGGGATCTCACCTTTGATTACCTGCGCAGCAGTCGCCTTGGTCGTGGCTTGCCGGGCATTGCCACCCGCCTCATCCTCCATTACCTGCGCCAATGGGATGTGTTGAGCGCCAACCGTGTGGATCACTTCATTGCCAATTCCCACCACACCGCCCAGCGGATTTGGCGCTGCTACCGTCGTCAGGCGGAGGTGATTTACCCACCCGTGCAGTTGGATCGTTTCACCTATCAACCTCAAAAGGCGGATTTTTATCTGACGGTCTGCCGGTTAGTGAGTTATAAGCGCGTAAAACTAATTGTTGAGGCCTTTAATCAGTTGGGGTTACCGTTGATTGTGATTGGAGATGGCCCGGACCGGGGGGCCTTGGAGGCGATCGCTAAGCCGAACATTCAACTCCTCGGCAGTCAATCCAACGCCACCGTTGCCACCTATATGGCCCAAGCCAAAGCCTTTGTCTATGCCGCCTGTGAAGATTTTGGCATTGCCCCCGTGGAAGCCCAAGCCTGCGGAACCCCCGTCATTGCCTATGGTGCGGGTGGGTCCTTAGAGACCGTGCAAGACGTTCGGCACGCCCCCACCACGGGAACCGGTTTGTTGTTTGGCCCCCAAACCGTAGCGGCGTTGGTAAAAACCGTTAGAATTTTTGAGGAAATCTGTGGCAAAATTCGACCAGAATCCTGCCAGCAGCAAGCTCATCAGTTTGCGCCAGCGGTTTTTCAGCAGCGATATCTTGACTGTATTGATCGGTATACAGCCACTCGTTCGCCCCCATCGAGTCCTGGGGATCGGGAAAAGTTCAGCTAG
- a CDS encoding YqeG family HAD IIIA-type phosphatase, with amino-acid sequence MVNGRWDHLLSPSLVLGGTILELTPEVVKTHHLQGLILDVDETLVPLKQRQVSPEVVAWIEEIRQHVALWLVSNNLSESRIGGIAESLNLPYILGARKPSRRKLRQAMEAMQLPPEAVAMVGDRLFTDALAGNRLGLFTILVEPMVDPLIAARSYPIRNFEVWLTQKLGVTLYKPES; translated from the coding sequence ATGGTCAATGGACGATGGGATCACTTACTTAGCCCCAGTTTGGTACTGGGGGGGACGATTTTAGAGTTAACGCCGGAGGTGGTGAAAACCCATCATCTCCAGGGCCTGATTTTAGATGTGGATGAAACCCTCGTGCCCCTCAAACAACGGCAGGTATCGCCGGAGGTGGTGGCTTGGATTGAGGAAATTCGTCAGCACGTTGCGCTGTGGTTGGTGAGCAATAACCTCAGTGAGTCGCGGATTGGGGGGATTGCAGAGTCGTTGAATTTGCCCTACATCCTGGGGGCGCGGAAACCGTCGCGGCGCAAGCTACGCCAGGCGATGGAGGCGATGCAGTTGCCGCCGGAGGCGGTGGCGATGGTGGGCGATCGCCTTTTCACGGATGCCCTGGCGGGGAATCGCTTGGGTCTGTTTACGATTTTGGTGGAGCCGATGGTTGATCCGTTGATTGCGGCGCGATCGTACCCAATTCGGAATTTTGAGGTGTGGCTCACGCAAAAATTAGGGGTCACTCTCTACAAGCCTGAATCATGA
- the mltG gene encoding endolytic transglycosylase MltG, with the protein MKKLSSFSQWLYPLGILPGVLLLSGWHGYQWWRWAMSPVMIEAENQPVEIQVEVPADTSTRQIGADLEAAGVIHSAWAWNIWAFWLALQDQAGSFKAGQYVLSPGQDMTAIAQSIWTGQVFQSTLTIPEGWRLTDIAQALESQGLFPAETFLQAAQTVPRDQFAWLPADITTVEGFLFPDTYQLPPDGTTPQAVIVTMLQRFEQKALPLYQEQADPGLSLLEWVTLASMVEKEAGVAEERGIIAGVFRQRLAQEMRLESDPTVEYVLGRRQTPDQPLTLADVQTPSPYNTYLNPGIPPGPIASPGQGSLVATLNPVATDYLFFVARYDGTHVFSRTLEEHEAATQRIRAGRSLPSPPP; encoded by the coding sequence ATGAAAAAGCTTAGTTCATTCTCGCAGTGGTTGTATCCCCTTGGTATTTTGCCGGGGGTGCTGCTGCTGAGTGGCTGGCATGGTTACCAGTGGTGGCGCTGGGCGATGTCGCCGGTGATGATCGAGGCGGAGAATCAGCCGGTGGAAATTCAGGTGGAAGTGCCTGCGGATACATCAACGCGCCAGATTGGGGCGGATCTTGAGGCGGCGGGGGTGATTCATTCGGCGTGGGCGTGGAATATTTGGGCGTTTTGGTTGGCGTTGCAGGATCAAGCCGGGAGTTTTAAGGCGGGGCAATATGTGTTGTCGCCGGGTCAGGATATGACGGCGATCGCGCAATCGATTTGGACGGGGCAAGTGTTTCAATCCACCCTCACCATTCCCGAAGGCTGGCGCTTAACCGACATTGCCCAAGCCCTCGAATCCCAAGGACTCTTCCCCGCCGAAACCTTTCTCCAGGCTGCCCAAACCGTTCCTAGGGATCAGTTTGCCTGGCTCCCGGCAGATATCACCACCGTTGAGGGCTTCCTCTTCCCCGACACCTACCAACTACCCCCAGACGGAACTACACCCCAAGCAGTGATCGTGACCATGCTGCAACGGTTTGAGCAGAAAGCATTACCTCTCTATCAAGAGCAGGCCGATCCCGGTTTGTCGTTGTTGGAATGGGTAACTTTGGCGAGCATGGTGGAGAAAGAAGCGGGCGTGGCGGAGGAGCGGGGGATCATTGCGGGGGTGTTTCGCCAACGGTTGGCGCAGGAGATGCGCCTCGAATCTGATCCGACGGTGGAATATGTGTTGGGACGACGGCAAACCCCGGATCAACCCCTCACCTTGGCGGATGTGCAAACGCCGTCGCCCTATAATACCTATCTCAATCCGGGGATACCGCCGGGGCCGATCGCGAGTCCGGGCCAGGGGAGTTTGGTGGCAACGCTGAATCCGGTGGCGACGGACTATCTTTTTTTTGTGGCACGGTATGACGGCACCCATGTGTTTAGTCGCACCTTAGAGGAGCATGAAGCCGCGACCCAACGGATTCGGGCGGGGCGATCGCTCCCCAGTCCCCCGCCTTAA